From a single Kitasatospora sp. NBC_00458 genomic region:
- a CDS encoding branched-chain amino acid ABC transporter permease: MTTTETTPVINLPGRAATLLTGIGATATVASALMSWTWTSDFPGDLTYYGSPAGLQWLALIAGLLTLALLLATQGTPGLRWAAPSRSNNAVLLAATGAVAVSWFSVIAIATDLGGLANLEPGGWTAALGSLLALAGSLALPLDRRTAVPLRFLDQRLFLLVPIAPVLWFATHAVPEDKPVAPVLTAVAGAVVIATGAVLLVQLGHLANSWLRIGTVHRPLPAARTLPSWAEVALIVAAFAIGLFAITFGIDTEYGELFTAYLLLAASVAAALGKAGLLIRVRALTVKYRTVTTGAAFAAAASFPFTQTSDQYTSVATNILIFATVALGLNIVVGLAGLLDLGYVAFLGVGAYAAALVSGSPASPIHVQFPFWAAMLTGAVVSMVFGVIIGAPTLRLRGDYLAIVTLGFGEIFRITMLNLNGTTGPKVTNGSNGIPRIPDLEILGWNLGKPTTVFGVELGRFSNYYLLMLLVTAVVVLVFARVGNSRIGRAWVAIREDETAAEAMGINGFRLKLLAFALGACLAGLAGTVQAHVSYTVTPDQYTFAEALPPNSAFLLAAVILGGMGTISGPLAGATLLFLIPKKLEFLADYQLLAFGIALIVLMRVRPEGLIPNRRRQLEFHEAAIPAQPTGDSVALTKAGA; the protein is encoded by the coding sequence ATGACCACCACCGAGACCACCCCGGTCATCAACCTCCCCGGCCGCGCCGCCACCCTGCTCACCGGCATCGGCGCCACCGCCACCGTCGCCTCCGCCCTGATGTCCTGGACCTGGACCTCCGACTTCCCCGGCGACCTCACCTACTACGGCTCCCCCGCCGGCCTCCAGTGGCTCGCCCTCATCGCCGGCCTGCTCACCCTCGCCCTGCTGCTCGCCACCCAAGGCACCCCCGGCCTGCGCTGGGCCGCCCCCAGCCGCAGCAACAACGCCGTCCTCCTCGCCGCCACCGGCGCCGTCGCCGTCAGCTGGTTCTCGGTCATCGCGATCGCCACCGACCTCGGCGGCCTCGCCAACCTCGAACCCGGCGGCTGGACCGCGGCCCTCGGCTCCCTGCTCGCCCTCGCCGGCAGCCTCGCCCTGCCCCTCGACCGGCGCACCGCCGTCCCGCTGCGCTTCCTCGACCAGCGGCTCTTCCTGCTCGTCCCGATCGCCCCGGTGCTCTGGTTCGCCACCCACGCCGTGCCCGAGGACAAGCCCGTCGCCCCGGTCCTCACCGCCGTCGCGGGCGCCGTCGTCATCGCCACCGGCGCCGTCCTCCTCGTCCAGCTCGGCCACCTCGCCAACTCCTGGCTGCGGATCGGCACCGTCCACCGCCCGCTCCCCGCCGCCCGCACCCTGCCCTCCTGGGCCGAGGTCGCGCTCATCGTCGCCGCCTTCGCCATCGGCCTGTTCGCCATCACCTTCGGCATCGACACCGAGTACGGCGAACTCTTCACCGCCTACCTGCTGCTCGCGGCCTCCGTCGCCGCCGCACTCGGCAAGGCCGGGCTGCTGATCCGCGTACGCGCCCTCACCGTGAAGTACCGGACCGTCACCACCGGCGCCGCCTTCGCCGCCGCCGCCAGCTTCCCGTTCACCCAGACGAGCGACCAGTACACCTCCGTCGCCACCAACATCCTGATCTTCGCCACCGTCGCCCTCGGCCTCAACATCGTCGTCGGCCTCGCCGGCCTGCTCGACCTCGGGTACGTCGCCTTCCTCGGTGTCGGCGCCTACGCCGCCGCCCTGGTCTCCGGCTCCCCCGCCTCGCCGATCCACGTCCAGTTCCCGTTCTGGGCCGCGATGCTCACCGGCGCCGTCGTCTCCATGGTCTTCGGCGTCATCATCGGCGCCCCGACCCTGCGGCTGCGCGGCGACTACCTCGCCATCGTCACCCTCGGCTTCGGCGAGATCTTCCGCATCACCATGCTCAACCTGAACGGCACCACCGGCCCCAAGGTCACCAACGGCTCCAACGGCATCCCCCGGATCCCCGACCTGGAGATCCTCGGCTGGAACCTCGGCAAGCCCACCACCGTCTTCGGCGTCGAGCTCGGCCGGTTCTCCAACTACTACCTGCTGATGCTCCTCGTCACCGCCGTCGTCGTCCTCGTCTTCGCCCGGGTCGGCAACTCCCGCATCGGACGCGCCTGGGTCGCCATCCGCGAGGACGAGACCGCCGCCGAAGCCATGGGCATCAACGGCTTCCGCCTCAAGCTCCTCGCCTTCGCCCTAGGCGCCTGCCTCGCCGGCCTCGCCGGCACCGTCCAGGCCCACGTCAGCTACACGGTCACCCCCGACCAGTACACCTTCGCCGAGGCCCTCCCCCCCAACTCCGCGTTCCTGCTCGCCGCCGTCATCCTCGGCGGCATGGGCACCATCAGCGGACCCCTCGCCGGCGCCACCCTCCTCTTCCTGATCCCCAAGAAGCTCGAATTCCTCGCCGACTACCAGCTCCTCGCCTTCGGCATCGCCCTCATCGTCCTGATGCGCGTCCGCCCCGAAGGCCTCATCCCCAACCGGCGCCGCCAGCTGGAGTTCCACGAGGCCGCCATCCCCGCGCAGCCCACCGGCGACAGCGTCGCCCTCACCAAGGCAGGGGCGTGA